A region of Anguilla anguilla isolate fAngAng1 chromosome 18, fAngAng1.pri, whole genome shotgun sequence DNA encodes the following proteins:
- the LOC118218452 gene encoding hydroxylysine kinase-like codes for MSIAEVQPMLSESQASELIGRLFGWTVSKIRPLPSYYDQNFHVVVSEGGEYVLKITNFVLSRNLDTYEVENHTMAFMHQHGLPVQTVLPMLTGTMMSLENIDCGSGSQKYLVRLLSYLPGTTISTVPCSPLMLYQVGRIAATMDTILQRMEHPKLSALQRENNLWDLGNVHLLEPYLPALEGEENRVVKDIMNMFKTQVLPNMSSFHKCTIHGDFSDHNILVEPDDVIGYRISGILDFAEISSGYYVLELAISIMYMMTESRSPLEIGGAVLAGFESVFPLNEAERDALYVLVLVRFCQSLVLAHYSVTLYPENKEYLMVSAGKGVGHLFMLWKMGKEAVLRKWVEDAREYSETGSDDRADVLHGSSSVMQAIPTRL; via the exons ATGTCTATAGCAGAAGTTCAGCCAATGCTCAGCGAGTCCCAGGCCTCAGAGCTGATTGGCCGTCTCTTTGGGTGGACTGTGTCAAAGATCCGCCCACTGCCCAGCTATTATGACCAGAACTTTCACGTGGTGGTCAGTGAGGGGGGCGAGTATGTGCTAAAGATCACAAACTTCGTGCTCAGCCGAAACCTGGACACATATGAGGTGGAGAACCACACCATGGCCTTTATGCACCAGCATGGACTGCCTGTGCAGACCGTCCTGCCAATGCTCACCGGGACCATGATGAGTCTGGAGAACATTG ACTGTGGGTCTGGCAGTCAGAAGTACTTGGTGAGATTATTGTCCTACTTGCCTGGCACCACCATCAGTACGGTCCCCTGCAGCCCACTGATGCTCTACCAGGTTGGAAGGATCGCAGCCACAATGGACACAATACTGCAGAGG ATGGAGCACCCCAAGCTGTCGGCCCTCCAGCGGGAGAACAACCTGTGGGACCTGGGTAATGTGCATCTGCTGGAGCCCTACCTGCCAGCGTTGGAGGGAGAAGAGAATCGTGTCGTGAAGGACATCATGAATATGTTCAAGACACAAGTCCTGCCCAATATGAGCTCCTTTCACAAAT GTACAATTCATGGGGATTTCAGCGATCATAATATCCTAGTGGAGCCAGATGATGTGATCGGCTACAGAATCTCGGGAATCCTGGACTTTGCGGAAATAAGCAGTGGCTACTACGTCCTTGAGCTGGCCATCTCCATCATGTACATGATGACCGAGAGCCGAAGTCCGCTGGAAATTGGGGGAGCGGTTTTAGCGGGCTTCGAGAGCGTCTTCCCGCTGAACGAGGCAGAGCGGGATGCCCTCTACGTGCTGGTACTGGTCAGATTCTGCCAATCCCTGGTACTGGCCCACTATTCAGTCACTCTGTACCCCGAAAACAAAGAATACCTGATGGTCAGTGCGGGCAAGGGGGTCGGACATCTATTCATGCTCTGGAAGATGGGCAAGGAGGCGGTGCTCAGGAAGTGGGTGGAAGATGCTAGAGAATactcagagacaggaagtgatgacaGAGCGGATGTGCTCCATGGAAGCAGTAGTGTGATGCAGGCAATACCTACACGGTTGTAA
- the gfral gene encoding GDNF family receptor alpha-like has translation MGLYRAPVCSTLTMKISLVTGFLACQVICSFSSRSRDCVSVKEACVSESRACRSGWDLLKNVCHISDGSCQVVDSEECNMTIAYLLGQFPQWKGCLCTEEDYCRTPQLLAPNCHAQPGAEASKQPPSWFEPDVSPASVSPEGQGCVSVLLGCQESPRCWSAYRKLRNSCSSDGDQCRTPASRSSCLLLWGELKSTPLANCTCPAGGKRCLKLQALLQDNPCIRAELESSAQPLPKAMQQNMGKVKAKKDSKPDWQRSGLLKEARDAARSCLRAMTACVYDEVCNGQLAPLVRACSGSPCQDAACGRATGRFYRALPPAAADLLAFCGCDAADPDCLRVRADLQSGTCPGRPAPPPTCLEVYDRCMLEPQCRQRYRTFQSRCLGEGEETPCRAHDCLRPPDPDLIAGGDAECRRAFVGTMGTAIQEPCTCDGVQNSHLLHCRRIRQVFQDRRVFVSHLNKAVSSHHTTLENVSQLNVHRFSDQLFFALVCVLVIVLILMVVITVLSTSGLCRGTEKAKCHPPPDRKNIPGFQ, from the exons ATGGGATTATACCGTGCTCCTGTGTGTTCCACCTTAACCATGAAAATCTCCCTGGTGACGG GGTTTCTGGCGTGTCAGGTGATCTGCAGCTTTTCATCGAGGTCCAGGGACTGTGTGTCCGTAAAGGAGGCCTGTGTTTCTGAGTCTCGTGCGTGTCGGAGCGGTTGGGACCTGCTGAAAAATGTTTGCCACATCTCTG ACGGAAGCTGCCAGGTGGTGGACTCAGAGGAGTGTAATATGACCATCGCCTACCTGCTGGGCCAGTTCCCCCAATGGAAAGGCTGTCTGTGCACGGAGGAGGACTACTGCAGAACCCCACAGCTGCTGGCCCCCAACTGCCACGCTCAACCAG GTGCTGAAGCATCAAAGCAGCCCCCCAGCTGGTTTGAGCCGGACGTGAGCCCAGCGTCCGTGAGTCCAGaaggtcagggctgtgtgtccgTCCTGCTGGGCTGCCAGGAGTCCCCCCGCTGCTGGTCAGCGTACAGGAAGCTCAGGAACTCCTGCAGCTCCGACGGGGATCAGTGCCGCACCCCGGCCTCCCGCAGTTCCTGTCTGCTCCTCTGGGGGGAGCTGAAGAGCACTCCTCTGGCCAACTGTACCTGTCCGGCGGGGGGGAAGAGGTGCCTAAAACTACAAGCCCTACTCCAGGACAACCCCTGTATCCGTGCAGAGCTGGAGTCTTCGGCTCAACCCCTGCCCAAGGCTATGCAGCAGAACATGGGCAAAG TCAAAGCGAAGAAGGATTCCAAACCAGACTGGCAAAGAAGTGGCCTTTTAAAAGAAG cccgtGACGCGGCGCGCTCGTGCCTGCGGGCGATGACGGCCTGCGTCTACGACGAGGTGTGCAACGGGCAGCTGGCGCCGCTGGTCCGGGCGTGCTCGGGGAGCCCCTGCCAGGACGCCGCCTGCGGCCGGGCCACCGGGCGCTTCTACCGGGCGCTGCCCCCCGCCGCGGCCGACCTGCTGGCGTTCTGCGGGTGCGACGCGGCCGACCCCGACTGCCTGCGCGTGAGGGCCGACCTGCAGAGCGGCACCTGCCCCGGGAGGCCCGCGCCGCCCCCTACCTGCCTGGAGGTCTACGACAGGTGCATGCTGGAGCCGCAGTGCAG gcagagATACAGGACGTTCCAGTCcaggtgtttgggggagggggaggagactcCGTGCCGCGCCCACGACTGCCTGCGCCCCCCGGACCCCGACCTGATCGCGGGAGGGGACGCAGAGTGCCGGCGGGCGTTCGTGGGCACGATGGGCACCGCGATTCAGGAGCCCTGCACCTGCGACGGGGTGCAGAACTCGCATCTGCTCCATTGCCGGAGGATCCGCCAGGTGTTCCAGGACCGCCGCGTCTTCG TTTCTCACCTGAATAAAGCAGTCTCGTCACATCACACAACGCTGGAGAATGTGTCACAACTCAATGTCCATCGGTTCAGTG atcaGCTGTTTTTTGCGCTTGTTTGTGTCCTTGTGATTGTTTTAATACTAATGGTTGTCATCACCGTTCTGAGTACCTCTGG ATTGTGCAGAGGAACGGAGAAGGCGAAATGTCATCCTCCCCCTGACAGGAAGAATATTCCAGGGTTTCAATGA